The following is a genomic window from Phaseolus vulgaris cultivar G19833 chromosome 6, P. vulgaris v2.0, whole genome shotgun sequence.
AAGATTAATTGGCAGGCAAATGGTTATACCACATAATAATTTCTCCTCTTTAACAAAAACCTATGTCATTACCTTCAAATATAACCCACTTAACATATATGTAAAGTTGGGTGGAGCAAACACTTCAGACATTTGCTTATTCCCTGAATGTAAAATTGCATAATTCTGatttattaactaaaaaatCAGAGAAAGAGTTGGTATATTGATTGAGTCAAGGAAAAGGTGCCCTCAACTTCATCCGAGTCTCCTCAATATCAATGGCAAATCCTTTGCCATGCTGCTTCCAATAGTCAGCCAAGGGGTTGATCATCTCTGGTTCAGGAATCTCCAACCTTGAGCTTTTCAGGCTCTCTGAGGAAATAATGTACTTGGCATCCCTCTCAACCACCAGTTCTGGCCTCACCACACCAGGACCCACTGCCTGTGGAGACATCATCAGTGCAGGTGCACCCATAGGAAGTCTATCCCCTGCATTTCTCATTTTCACCAACATCTCACAATCCAtgcatataattaaaatataaattcaattatTGAATATAAGAGTATAAATTTGTCTGTTCTCAAACAATCATCACTCTGTaacaaaaaaaactcaaaacagAATCAAATTATTTCTGTGTATGCATACCTCTGTCAGCCTGCCACGTACACCAGAATTTGCCGTAAGTTTTGGCAAGGTTTTCGAGCTCCGGCATCGCAATAACCTCTGGAACTCTGGGGTTCACCCAGAGACCCGATTTGATCTGCAACGTCCAAATCATCCTTCAGAAAATCTCAACTCCAAAGAAAAAACGCATGCAAGCAAAGCAGAAGCTCAGAATAAACCTCGTAAGCATGAGAATGCCAAAGTTTCTGTTCCTCCGGAGGCATAgtttcaaagatatcatcaGAAATAATATACTCCACACCTATCACACACACaaccaaaacattaaaaaaacagATATTGAGTTTTGTGAAAGTTGAAgcaaaaagagagagaaaagaagaagaccGAGGAGACGAGCATCGGATTCATCAGAATCGTAGACGGCGCATTGAAGGAAGTTTTGGTGGAGTCTGGAGCAATAGTGGTGAGTCTGTATCTGGCGGGACATGTCATGGCTATAGATGGCGAAGGAACACGCGTGGTGACATATCTGCTTTATGGGTTCCAGTGACTGTATCATCATTGCACCCTTGTCGATCATATGCTGCCCCACCCCCATCGCCTTCCCCGGAGTTGGCTCTGGACCCTTCGCTGGCGTCGGTTCCGGTGACTTGTCGGAGGAGGCCATTAACTGTTGCAAGTTTAACCCAATCTATTATCTAAATCGTGTGGAATCTCTTCCCATCGTGACCTGTATATATAAGCCCGAGATGGAGAACGTGGATTGAGCCTTTGGTTCCACGTGGACATGCAGCGATGGCTACGTGGCTGAGTGTAGAGGTTTTGGTTCCACGTGGACATGCAGCTATGATTACGTGGCTGAGTTTGGAGAGACTCTGTTGCCTTATGGTAAGACTATGCAATAACTAGTTGGAGCTCTTAGGGTAGTAGAAGTCAACAAATCCATTTACTATCACAAAATATAGTAtgacattataaaaaataaaagaactctataattcatttaaatatattaaaaatataataatatatataagtattttaagttaaaaaaattaaaatatagtcTACTGGTAAGGTTGGACGACTCAGTGAGTCGGTCAGCACTCGGCCCATGCCGTCACCCAAACGATAAAGAGGCGACCGCGTCGCACACGACCGACCGATCCATAACATTCAAGTCAAAGGTTGACTGGATTAGCGAGATTAATCCACGGTTAAAGGTGTTTTAACACAACCCTAAGAGCAAACCAACTCCCTTGACCTGATCCAACAGTAAAAacccattaaggtaatataaataacacgtatttcaaggagaaaggtacgtcatAATATACTGTACTCTGACAACTGAGGGCCGATACCCCCACTAACTTGAGAGTGTtagagtgccttctgcaggtatcACCCTCGCCTGAGGAGCAGGACGACTGAGAGAAGAGAAGCACAACAGAGAGCGCGAACGTATTAAAGAATATCAAGAATGTTAAACCGACCAGAGTAGGAACAATTGTTCTATAGGTCCTAAATCCGTTCGAGAACATATACGTTATTAAGTAAGTAATTTTTGTTGGAGGAGAAAGTATCACTTTCCTCGCTATATATCATCCCGAAACTTGATTCACTACTGGTGCAATTTTTACAAATGGTCTGAATTCACAAACTCTCAGCTACTTTCTTCCTTTTAGTTTGATTTGATAGTAGGATATAGAAAAACCTCACGTATTACATAATCCAGCGCTCAAGTCTCTTCACTTCATCTGTTTGAGACTTTGGTAAAATAGGACAGTTCGAGGAGTTTGGAGGAATGTTGAGAAACAAGTAGCACTAAGGTGTCCACATCGATCGTAATTCTTCAAAGCATTTCACAAcaatatttattcataaattttataacaGTTTCACACAATATTTTGCGTCTATATTTTATCTCGAAAGTATGCAAAGTATAGATAAAAGAGGGAATTTATTTGGGAACTAAAAGTGTAGAAGATATCACGTTATAAAGAAAATTGATCATTAAGGTTGATTAAAATTTGATGGCAAACTGAAATATACTGGAATTTTTATGAAGAGTTTTTCTACGGCAAAGGGAAATAATTTCATATCACACATTGATTATGAATATGAAGAAAAGAAACGAGTAGTTCTCTCTTTTATCAGAAAATCCGTATTACAGCTGTAGCCTCTTTTTTCTTCCCCAtagttactttttttaattggcAGCAGGGACCGAAGGGCCTTGAGACCTGTACTTGTACCTCGTTGAAACTACCAAATAGATAAAGAAGTTGAGCAGGCTCACTATGGAAAGGAACAGGTAGAACAAATTTAGATGGTTTCTATTAATATTGTTCCCAGCTAACCAGCCTCCACTCCTAGTGATATGTTTGGTGGCTCCATTCACACTTTTTACCACTATGGTACTAGCAAAATAACCAAGTGCCATAGAGCTCCAAAGGAAGCAGGTTGATGTAGACTTAAGCCCTTTTGGTGCCTCTGAATAGAAAAACTGAAGCAGCCCCACATAAGTAAACATGTCAGCTATGCCAAATATAAAGTACTGAAAAGAGAGCCAAAAGGTGCTTATAGGCAATGGTGGCATAAGTATTGGCACAGCATCGAGCATGTTGTTGTCTCTGGCCACTCTTTTCCTTTTCACCTCCACAATTGAAGCCACAGCCATTGAAATGCAAGAGAGTACAAGACCAACTCCTATGCGCTGCAAGTGAGTAACCCCAGTAGGAATGCCAGTGACTTTGCGCATAACAGGCACAAAAATGCGGTCATAGATAGGAACAGTGATGATTAGAAAACAAATTGGTATGATTGGGAGGGATGCAGGTGGGATGTGAAAATGCTTGGTGAAAGTGTTGTCCATGGTGTAGCCTTGTTGGATTGAAAAGGTTTGGAGCTGAGCTAGACAAAGGGTCATTATAATGGTGCAGCAGAATATGGGGATCATGCTAAGAACAATTTTGGCATTTTCTACTTGGGTTACCCTACACAGTTTCCATGGGCTTGGTGGTTTCTCGGATTCCACATCATGCTTTACTTGGATGGCTGCTCTGTCTAAGAACCTATGAAAAGGGAACTTCAGCTTAGGACCaaataaattgaaattggaGAGATATTCCATAAAATTTTAGCAGATGTGCACTTTATGTGTACTAAAGATCAATGTAACACCTTTTAAACTAATCTATCACCTTTACTACTACTGAGTTATTATGAGTAATTGGTTATGACCAAGTGGCATGCAATTATGTTAGACACGAGTGGAATTGAACCTGAGAAAGTCTCTATGAGGTAGAAACTCTATTTCCACGGCAGCTTCCTTGTCCTGGTTAATCTCGTATAGTTCTGCTGGATCTTCAGGAAGAAGAAGATTTCTATTGAGGGTTGCTGCAACGTAGACCTGGAAAATGCATGAGCAGATATTAAAACAAACAGCTTGTTCAATGCAATACCTACacttcaaattttttaaatcatttcaAATTCAATGCGTTTTTCTCTTATTTACCGACTGCAGGGGACTTCCTAAAAGCCCTTTAAAAAGAATACCTGACAATAGTGATAAAAATTGGATGGGAAACAGTCTCTTTAACAAGCACTATAGtctattttatgaaaaaatgtgGTATGAAGCATGAATTATGTTATATACCTGTATGATCTCAACGAAATCATTTGTTCCTTGACCAACACGAAATCTGTATAGTGGCAAACCAGCTGCAAAGATAATGATACCCAAGAGTATGGCTATGGTGCCAATACCAAAGCCCCAATCCCAGCCCTTGTTGATTTGTATCCACACGATGAACGTTAAGCTGACTGCACCACCCATGCAAACAGCCAACAAGAGAGTGTTAAAGAAGGTGGACATTTTGCTTGCTTCTTCAGGATCCGTTTCATCAAACTGGTCTGCACCATGTGATGGCAGGGAAGCTTTCGCTCCTGCACTTCCAAAAGCCAACAGGTATAGGCCAATGTACAGAAGAGCTTCTTGGCCATCATTGGGTGTTTTGCAGTGAGCGGTTATATCATAAACGTTGCAAGAGGGTGGCTTAAGGCTGGAATAGTGTGCTTGCGCTGTAATCAGTGCAAGTCCCTACAACCTCACCGTAAATGCATATTAACAACAGTTATAGATTTCTTAGTTACAAACCTATCTACAACagtaaaaattagatttataTTTTCGTAAACGTTTGAGACAAGTGTATaccaataaaatattatgtttgcATAAATAATtgtagataattttttaaaataattatttcaaaaagcAACAAACAACTTATGCACGTTTGTGTTTGGTGAATGAGAAAGAAGTGTGGTTGTGAATAGAAGTAGGTAGATGTTgaattgaaaatatataattaggAGGGATTGGAGGTTATTACCAGAAACTCAACGACCCCAGAAATTAAAACAGTTCTGTATCTGCCAATCCATGTGTCAGCAAGGATTGCCACTGGAATAGCGAGTATGTAGCCAGTTCCCATGTAGTTGGTCAGCATGTTTGCTGCATCTGGTATACTATAATGCATTATCCCACTGAAGTAGGGCACCGAGTTCACTGCTAGTGCAAATGTTCCCAAATTCTCGAAACCAATCATAACTGCACCCAAATTCAAATCAATTCATGTCACTGCGCCTTTCTTAGCCACATCAAAAAAAGTCTGCAAAGAGATCATACCCCAAAATCCCGTAATCTATACAACAAAAAGTGACTTAAGTCATCATCATCAGAACGTTGTTATTACTTTTCTAGGAATCTAAAAGGGTACATGGATTAGTTTCCATGAATAAACTAATAACCCCTCAACTTCAAGAGTTTTGATATAGAAAGCATAAGTAAACATTTTTCTTGCTTGAGTGGTGTAATGACATAATCCACCTTAACTTTACTTCGGTTCATCTTTCTTGTCATGCACCAACAAAAAATGTACATAGAAAAAAAGCTACATAATCTATGCCTTACTGAGTTGTTAATACCACTTTTCATTACCTAATACGAGCACAGCAGCACTCATTCCCCCATATTCTAATTTAAGAGCCCTTCTTCCTTTCCAATCCTCTTTATTTTCATCAACCACATCAACAACTTCTAACTTTTCCTGCATGAtcaaaaatgaagaaaaaaaatgtaacgaAAGAGCCGAAATGGCAGTGGTAcgagaacagagaaaaaatAGATACCATGGTTATGCAGAGAACTTTTTAGTGACCGATTCCAAAGAAAGAGCAGAACTGGAGAAGAAGATACAATGGTAGTTGGGAAGATCAGTCTCCCTTTATATAAACACTCAATTCtattaatacaaataaaataaaataaaagtttcttagtgtataaaagataaatgaaaaaaagacaAGTGAATCCTACAATGCTCGACGCAAGATACTATAGAGAATGGATAACCAGTTCTCCAAATTTTCACATATTACTGTCTTCTTTTTAATAGTTTCAAAATTACACGGTTGTAATTCTTACTTTTCTTggcataatatttataatttaaaatatagtaaACAAATTAATACATAATACAAGTATTGTCACAAATTTAAATAGATTCGTGATATGATAACAAAAAGACAAATTAGTTTAAAGAGAATAATAGAGAATTGGATGACTGATAAACCGATTTACTTAGACAGAATTGGATGTATTTGATTGACAGCAAAATGCCTTGGAGACAACATTCACCGATTTTAGAAGCGGAAAATTCTAGGTTGTAGTGTAAGTAACTCTCAACAAATAATCAAAAGGGTCCTAGGTAGTTAAATCCAAAGAATACTCAATAATGTCTTATCAGtagtaaataataattataactcATAACTGGACACACTGGTTCACAATAAAtgagagattttttttattattaaataactaTATGATAACGGATCATACATAGGAAGTGTATTACATTATAATTATCAGATAATTTTGAGTGATAATATATGAATACAGTAACAGACATGGTCTACAACATAGTTTATAATGTTATGGCAATCTCTTTCaaatggtttctaaaaatttgtAATGCAAACAATCTGCAGTCTCTTTGGCATATAGTGTTATATACCCAGTTTCTAATATGTTCTTTTTTACTCCACAAGGTAAGACACGCCTCATACTACTTACACACCCATAATTCTTCCCGTGCACCCTTTTAACTTAATtgatctatattttttaaaatttaatcaagTTTTAAATGcctcataattttaaatattgttaattaaacttttattacaaataatatttttattaaatacttaaactattttttatttttatcttgacagtttaattatattgatagtgatataatgtaattattattttcatctttcaatttttaacttattaataaataaaaaattcaattttaactcATTAGTCAATTTATTTATCAtgagttaaaagaaattaaagagagagagaaaataataaacaaataagAAGATGTAAAATAACGATTACAttatctaagaaaaaaaaacataagatacaagataaaaatgtaatatattttaataaaaaattaattgaaagtatataaatttatgagatacttaaaatttaattaaatttttctatttatataaaattttactttGTTAGATTTCTTCGTTTGAAACACAGCAACTtgaagtatatttttattttttttttgtaaaaatatatttttatcaatttaagATTAGATAATTTGTAAACTATATTCAGATAAACTAATTAAAAGGTTATCTCATCTATTTCAGATTATTGAATCTAAATATGAAACTAGAAGGAAATTCATTGACGAAAAGGGAGAAGATTACAGATCCTTAAACCCTTTAGTTGTAGTATGAAAAAAACAGGACAGGTATAGAGGAGTCCCAGTATATGAGTTGAAGTGTAAACTTATGGGCTAAGAACTGAGAATAGCAAAAAT
Proteins encoded in this region:
- the LOC137832436 gene encoding oil body-associated protein 2C-like, with product MASSDKSPEPTPAKGPEPTPGKAMGVGQHMIDKGAMMIQSLEPIKQICHHACSFAIYSHDMSRQIQTHHYCSRLHQNFLQCAVYDSDESDARLLGVEYIISDDIFETMPPEEQKLWHSHAYEIKSGLWVNPRVPEVIAMPELENLAKTYGKFWCTWQADRGDRLPMGAPALMMSPQAVGPGVVRPELVVERDAKYIISSESLKSSRLEIPEPEMINPLADYWKQHGKGFAIDIEETRMKLRAPFP
- the LOC137833169 gene encoding protein NRT1/ PTR FAMILY 4.6-like isoform X1 — protein: MQEKLEVVDVVDENKEDWKGRRALKLEYGGMSAAVLVLVMIGFENLGTFALAVNSVPYFSGIMHYSIPDAANMLTNYMGTGYILAIPVAILADTWIGRYRTVLISGVVEFLGLALITAQAHYSSLKPPSCNVYDITAHCKTPNDGQEALLYIGLYLLAFGSAGAKASLPSHGADQFDETDPEEASKMSTFFNTLLLAVCMGGAVSLTFIVWIQINKGWDWGFGIGTIAILLGIIIFAAGLPLYRFRVGQGTNDFVEIIQVYVAATLNRNLLLPEDPAELYEINQDKEAAVEIEFLPHRDFLRFLDRAAIQVKHDVESEKPPSPWKLCRVTQVENAKIVLSMIPIFCCTIIMTLCLAQLQTFSIQQGYTMDNTFTKHFHIPPASLPIIPICFLIITVPIYDRIFVPVMRKVTGIPTGVTHLQRIGVGLVLSCISMAVASIVEVKRKRVARDNNMLDAVPILMPPLPISTFWLSFQYFIFGIADMFTYVGLLQFFYSEAPKGLKSTSTCFLWSSMALGYFASTIVVKSVNGATKHITRSGGWLAGNNINRNHLNLFYLFLSIVSLLNFFIYLVVSTRYKYRSQGPSVPAAN
- the LOC137833169 gene encoding protein NRT1/ PTR FAMILY 4.6-like isoform X2, producing MEKLEVVDVVDENKEDWKGRRALKLEYGGMSAAVLVLVMIGFENLGTFALAVNSVPYFSGIMHYSIPDAANMLTNYMGTGYILAIPVAILADTWIGRYRTVLISGVVEFLGLALITAQAHYSSLKPPSCNVYDITAHCKTPNDGQEALLYIGLYLLAFGSAGAKASLPSHGADQFDETDPEEASKMSTFFNTLLLAVCMGGAVSLTFIVWIQINKGWDWGFGIGTIAILLGIIIFAAGLPLYRFRVGQGTNDFVEIIQVYVAATLNRNLLLPEDPAELYEINQDKEAAVEIEFLPHRDFLRFLDRAAIQVKHDVESEKPPSPWKLCRVTQVENAKIVLSMIPIFCCTIIMTLCLAQLQTFSIQQGYTMDNTFTKHFHIPPASLPIIPICFLIITVPIYDRIFVPVMRKVTGIPTGVTHLQRIGVGLVLSCISMAVASIVEVKRKRVARDNNMLDAVPILMPPLPISTFWLSFQYFIFGIADMFTYVGLLQFFYSEAPKGLKSTSTCFLWSSMALGYFASTIVVKSVNGATKHITRSGGWLAGNNINRNHLNLFYLFLSIVSLLNFFIYLVVSTRYKYRSQGPSVPAAN